Proteins encoded by one window of Synechococcus sp. WH 7805:
- the bchM gene encoding magnesium protoporphyrin IX methyltransferase, translated as MTPEQQLKDKLAEKQEVKGYFETTGFDRWNRIYSESDDVNKVQRNIRIGHQKTVDEVLAWIKDSGEFSDVSFCDAGCGVGSLSLPLAAMGAGSISASDISEAMAQEAERRAREAGLDMTKLNFFASDLESLSGAFHTVCCLDVFIHYPQAAAEEMVKHLCSLSEQRLLVSFAPYTPLLALLKSIGQLFPGPSKTTRAYTLKEEGIVKAAMACGYEPVRRSLNKAPFYFSRLIEFRKKE; from the coding sequence ATGACCCCTGAACAGCAGCTGAAGGACAAGCTGGCCGAGAAGCAGGAGGTGAAGGGGTATTTCGAAACCACAGGCTTCGATCGCTGGAATCGCATCTACAGCGAATCCGACGACGTGAACAAGGTGCAGCGCAACATCCGCATCGGCCATCAGAAAACCGTGGATGAAGTGCTGGCCTGGATCAAAGACAGCGGCGAATTCAGCGACGTGAGCTTCTGTGACGCTGGATGCGGTGTAGGCAGTCTCAGCCTGCCCTTGGCGGCGATGGGCGCAGGCTCGATCAGCGCCAGCGACATCTCCGAAGCAATGGCCCAGGAAGCGGAACGCCGGGCCCGCGAGGCCGGCCTCGACATGACCAAACTCAACTTCTTCGCCAGTGACCTGGAAAGCCTGAGCGGCGCCTTCCACACGGTGTGCTGCCTGGATGTCTTCATCCATTACCCCCAGGCAGCCGCTGAAGAGATGGTGAAACACCTCTGCAGCCTCAGCGAGCAACGGCTGTTGGTGAGCTTCGCCCCTTACACCCCACTGCTGGCGCTCCTGAAGAGCATCGGCCAGTTGTTTCCAGGCCCCAGCAAGACAACCCGTGCTTACACCCTGAAAGAGGAAGGCATCGTCAAGGCTGCGATGGCCTGTGGCTACGAGCCTGTTCGACGGAGCCTGAACAAGGCACCGTTTTATTTCTCGAGACTGATCGAATTTCGCAAGAAAGAATGA
- a CDS encoding class I SAM-dependent methyltransferase — protein sequence MKSVVQQPQWADSSQGLGLWIERLINIGWLRRPLFFQARQLIIRTAERNGIPWRARRKTLLHQASPLLADVTTPGLVPPDYYRVRFHAYEQGNLCWQAATEAEQATDAMALRIWPDETLPPLIAQTRLRDAIHEVVEPLLIGPVHQALDLGCSVGVSTQHLSRWLRLRAEKRRESSVHIQGLDLSPEMLAVARVRDGEGVVDGWLHRKAEKTGLEECSIDLISLQFVCHELPQSAIHAVLSEAFRLLRPGGALVMVDQDPASSVLQRLPAAVATLLKSTEPYIEHYFSLDMDDALQSVGFRNLRIKACDPRHRVIACLR from the coding sequence ATGAAGTCAGTTGTTCAGCAACCGCAATGGGCTGATTCGAGCCAAGGTCTGGGGCTGTGGATTGAGCGGCTGATCAACATCGGCTGGCTGCGGCGACCTTTGTTCTTTCAGGCCCGGCAGCTGATCATCCGTACGGCTGAACGCAATGGAATCCCCTGGCGGGCCCGCCGCAAGACGTTGCTTCATCAAGCGAGCCCACTGCTGGCGGACGTGACGACACCCGGCTTGGTGCCGCCTGACTATTACCGCGTTCGATTCCATGCTTACGAACAAGGCAATCTCTGTTGGCAGGCCGCAACGGAGGCTGAGCAGGCCACTGATGCGATGGCTCTGCGCATCTGGCCCGATGAGACTCTGCCCCCGCTGATTGCTCAGACCCGTCTGCGGGATGCGATCCATGAGGTGGTGGAACCGTTGCTGATCGGTCCCGTGCATCAAGCCCTCGATCTGGGCTGTTCTGTGGGGGTCAGCACCCAGCATCTCAGCCGCTGGCTGCGCCTGCGTGCCGAGAAGCGACGCGAGTCATCAGTGCACATCCAGGGTCTGGATCTGTCTCCCGAGATGCTCGCTGTGGCCAGAGTGCGAGATGGCGAAGGAGTCGTGGATGGCTGGCTGCATCGCAAGGCCGAAAAGACGGGCCTGGAGGAGTGTTCAATCGACCTGATCAGTCTTCAGTTTGTGTGCCATGAATTGCCTCAGAGCGCCATTCATGCCGTGCTGTCGGAGGCGTTTCGGCTGCTGCGTCCTGGTGGTGCACTGGTGATGGTGGATCAGGACCCTGCGTCGTCGGTTCTGCAGCGTCTGCCTGCTGCGGTTGCCACCCTCCTCAAAAGTACGGAGCCTTATATCGAGCACTATTTCAGCCTTGATATGGACGACGCTCTGCAATCCGTCGGCTTCAGAAATCTGCGGATCAAAGCCTGTGATCCACGGCATCGCGTGATCGCCTGCTTACGCTGA
- the trpB gene encoding tryptophan synthase subunit beta, whose translation MTSTLPPKPSAADLAVSSRPAREGRFGRYGGQYVPETLMPALAELEQAAAEAWKDPAFTSELNRLLKSYVGRATPLYEAERLTEHYRRADGGPRIWLKREDLNHTGAHKINNALGQALLALRMGKKRIIAETGAGQHGVATATVCARFGLDCVVYMGAEDMRRQALNVFRMRLLGATVQPVTAGTATLKDATSEAIRDWVTNVESTHYILGSVAGPHPYPMLVRDFHAVIGQETRQQCREAFGRLPDVLMACVGGGSNAMGLFHPFVECTDVRLIGVEAAGDGVATGRHAATITEGRVGVLHGAMSLLLQDQDGQVQEAHSISAGLDYPGVGPEHSYLREIGRAEYGAVTDAEALDALQLVSRLEGIIPALETAHAFAWLETLCPTLPAGTEVVLNCSGRGDKDVNTVAERLGDAL comes from the coding sequence GTGACCAGCACCCTGCCGCCAAAACCCTCTGCTGCTGACCTCGCCGTCAGCTCCCGTCCTGCTCGCGAGGGTCGCTTCGGGCGCTACGGCGGTCAGTATGTGCCTGAAACACTGATGCCCGCTCTGGCCGAGCTGGAACAGGCGGCCGCTGAGGCTTGGAAGGATCCTGCATTCACCTCGGAGCTCAATCGGCTGCTGAAGAGCTATGTCGGTCGGGCAACACCGCTTTATGAGGCGGAGCGTCTGACCGAGCACTACCGCCGTGCTGATGGTGGTCCGCGCATCTGGCTCAAGCGTGAAGACCTGAATCACACCGGCGCCCACAAGATCAACAACGCCCTGGGTCAGGCTCTCCTCGCTCTGCGCATGGGTAAGAAGCGGATCATTGCTGAAACCGGTGCCGGTCAGCATGGTGTGGCTACCGCCACGGTCTGCGCCCGTTTCGGCCTGGACTGTGTGGTGTACATGGGTGCTGAAGATATGCGCCGCCAGGCCCTGAATGTGTTCAGGATGCGCCTGTTGGGGGCCACCGTGCAGCCAGTCACCGCAGGGACGGCCACCCTCAAAGACGCCACCAGTGAGGCGATCCGCGACTGGGTCACCAACGTGGAGTCCACCCATTACATCCTTGGGTCAGTGGCAGGTCCTCATCCCTATCCGATGCTGGTACGCGACTTTCACGCTGTGATCGGTCAGGAAACGCGGCAGCAGTGCCGGGAAGCGTTCGGACGGCTTCCTGATGTGCTGATGGCCTGCGTCGGCGGAGGATCGAATGCGATGGGTCTGTTCCATCCCTTCGTTGAATGCACGGATGTGCGGTTGATCGGTGTGGAAGCCGCAGGTGACGGCGTGGCCACCGGCCGCCACGCAGCCACCATTACGGAAGGTCGGGTTGGTGTGCTGCACGGGGCGATGAGTCTTCTCTTGCAAGACCAGGACGGTCAGGTACAGGAAGCCCATTCCATCAGTGCCGGTCTTGATTACCCGGGTGTCGGCCCTGAGCACAGTTACCTGCGCGAGATTGGACGGGCGGAATATGGAGCCGTCACCGATGCGGAGGCGCTGGATGCCCTTCAGCTCGTGAGTCGATTGGAAGGCATCATCCCTGCTCTGGAAACGGCCCATGCCTTCGCCTGGCTGGAAACTCTCTGCCCCACACTCCCTGCGGGGACCGAAGTGGTTCTCAATTGCTCAGGACGCGGCGACAAGGACGTCAACACCGTGGCTGAACGCCTCGGAGACGCTCTCTGA
- a CDS encoding response regulator transcription factor: protein MTASVPEQPPVRLLLVDDEPGLRSAVQAYLEDEGFEVTTAVDGEEGFSKAQQMLPDVVITDVMMPRLDGYGLLTRLRADERLGGTPVIFLTAKGMTADRTQGYLAGVDDYIPKPFDPDELVARVRNVAQRQQRLLQEAARFADADMGQMAKQITEIRSLLAQAEALPAQEPVQHSFTPRESSVLQLVAEGLMNKEIARQLETSIRNVEKYVSRLFIKTGTSSRTELVRYALQHRLVE from the coding sequence ATGACTGCTTCAGTGCCCGAGCAGCCACCCGTTCGTCTGTTGCTGGTGGACGACGAACCCGGTCTGCGTTCCGCCGTTCAGGCCTACCTCGAGGACGAAGGTTTCGAGGTGACCACGGCTGTGGATGGTGAGGAGGGATTCAGCAAAGCCCAGCAGATGCTGCCGGATGTGGTGATCACCGATGTCATGATGCCCCGCCTTGATGGTTATGGGCTGCTCACGCGCTTGCGGGCTGATGAACGGCTGGGAGGCACACCGGTGATTTTCCTGACGGCCAAGGGAATGACCGCTGACCGCACGCAGGGGTATCTCGCAGGAGTTGACGATTACATTCCCAAGCCCTTTGACCCCGATGAATTGGTCGCGCGGGTTCGCAACGTGGCTCAACGCCAGCAGCGACTGCTCCAGGAGGCAGCACGTTTTGCTGATGCTGATATGGGGCAAATGGCGAAGCAAATCACCGAAATCCGTTCGCTGCTGGCCCAGGCGGAGGCGCTTCCTGCGCAGGAACCCGTGCAGCACAGCTTCACACCACGCGAGAGCAGTGTTCTTCAGTTAGTCGCCGAAGGATTGATGAATAAGGAAATCGCCAGGCAGCTGGAAACGTCGATCCGTAACGTTGAGAAATACGTGAGTCGTCTGTTCATCAAAACCGGCACCTCCAGTCGCACAGAGCTGGTGCGCTACGCCCTGCAGCATCGCCTGGTGGAGTGA
- the hrcA gene encoding heat-inducible transcriptional repressor HrcA, producing the protein MELLPQRQQDVLQATVHHYVDTIEPVGSKTLVQRFGLQASSATVRSAMGALEQKGLLVQPHPSAGRIPSAKGYRHYVDCLLPKPGAAVHHLEQELTQLSLRWAALDDLLQQLARRLTDFTGLMSLITVPQPTERRLHAIRLVRTEERLLVMLVADSSQTHHLNLRLPHGSAHQVAALERWTDDQLRRSGQLGWESLPQQLQTCGQALREALEHKDPFIGPSEQGAHVHGVSRLVAQPEFSDSAKVRPLLDLMDCNPAAFIPSDPSRDDCVWIGGEHPHTALSDCSVIQSSYRSGGGGVGQVALVGPMRMAYATARAAVQSVAKHLNNLLS; encoded by the coding sequence GTGGAGCTCCTGCCCCAACGCCAACAGGACGTGCTTCAGGCCACGGTCCATCACTACGTGGACACGATTGAACCAGTGGGGAGCAAAACCCTTGTCCAGCGTTTTGGGCTCCAGGCAAGCTCAGCCACAGTGCGTTCCGCGATGGGAGCCCTTGAGCAAAAAGGGTTGCTGGTGCAGCCCCATCCATCGGCCGGTCGGATTCCCAGCGCGAAGGGATACCGACACTACGTGGACTGCTTGCTGCCGAAGCCTGGAGCCGCCGTTCACCATCTCGAACAGGAACTCACCCAACTGAGCTTGCGCTGGGCTGCACTCGACGATCTGCTGCAGCAGCTAGCAAGACGTCTGACCGATTTCACGGGGCTCATGAGCCTGATCACCGTGCCGCAACCGACAGAACGGCGACTGCATGCGATCCGCCTGGTCCGAACAGAGGAGAGGCTTTTGGTCATGTTGGTGGCTGATTCCAGCCAGACCCATCACCTGAATTTGCGCTTACCCCACGGCAGTGCCCATCAGGTGGCAGCCCTCGAACGTTGGACCGATGACCAACTACGTCGATCCGGACAGCTCGGCTGGGAGTCCCTGCCCCAGCAGCTGCAAACCTGTGGTCAGGCGCTGAGGGAAGCCCTAGAGCACAAGGATCCCTTTATTGGTCCTAGCGAGCAGGGCGCTCACGTTCACGGCGTCTCCAGGCTGGTGGCGCAGCCAGAGTTCAGCGACAGCGCCAAGGTGCGCCCCCTCCTGGATCTGATGGATTGCAATCCAGCCGCCTTCATCCCGAGTGATCCCTCCCGTGATGACTGTGTCTGGATCGGTGGGGAGCATCCCCACACGGCCCTGAGCGACTGTTCCGTGATTCAATCCAGCTATCGCAGCGGAGGAGGTGGTGTCGGGCAGGTTGCGCTGGTGGGCCCGATGCGCATGGCTTACGCCACGGCACGTGCTGCCGTTCAATCTGTAGCGAAACACCTCAACAATCTTCTGAGCTGA
- the purE gene encoding 5-(carboxyamino)imidazole ribonucleotide mutase, producing MTPSDPVQSPMSPQVAVIMGSDSDLPTLHPAVEVLETLNVAVEVRVLSAHRTPLEMVDFAREARNRGLQVIVAGAGGAAHLPGMVASLTTLPVIGVPVRSRALSGVDSLHSIVQMPGGIPVATVAIGGGLNAGLLAAQILALQDHALSERLGAYRRQLHDAVTAKDQRLVELGSAAYLDAMATDR from the coding sequence ATGACGCCTTCCGATCCAGTTCAGTCACCGATGTCACCGCAGGTGGCCGTGATCATGGGCAGTGATTCCGATCTCCCCACCCTTCATCCGGCGGTTGAGGTTCTGGAGACGCTGAACGTTGCTGTGGAGGTGCGCGTGTTGTCGGCCCATCGCACACCCCTGGAGATGGTGGACTTTGCCCGTGAGGCCCGTAACCGCGGTCTGCAGGTGATCGTGGCCGGTGCCGGCGGCGCCGCTCACTTGCCAGGAATGGTGGCGTCTCTCACCACCTTGCCGGTGATCGGCGTGCCGGTGCGCAGCAGGGCCCTGTCCGGTGTGGACTCCCTCCATTCGATTGTGCAGATGCCGGGTGGCATTCCCGTGGCCACGGTTGCCATCGGGGGCGGGCTGAATGCTGGGTTGCTGGCGGCGCAGATCCTGGCGCTCCAAGACCACGCCTTGTCGGAGCGTCTCGGGGCTTATCGACGTCAGCTTCACGACGCCGTGACCGCGAAGGATCAACGCCTGGTCGAGCTCGGGTCTGCGGCCTATCTCGACGCCATGGCCACCGATCGCTGA
- a CDS encoding N-acetylglucosamine-6-phosphate deacetylase, which yields MRRITHVRLPQCPGSTPNQDLHWLILNEQGVITEIGPMPAMAAMAGESWNGDWLSPRGIDLQINGGLGLAFPELCVDDLPRLLQLLEQLWRDGVEAIAPTLVTCGVDPLRRALSVLRQARSLHKPGRCRLLGAHLEGPFLATERRGAHPSEHIVQPSLTELERRIAGFETEISLVTLAPEQPGADRMISHLTTLGITVALGHSTATAGQAAAAFDQGVSMLTHAFNAMPGLHHRAPGPVGEACRRGGIALGLIADGVHVHPTIAVLLQRMAGDQIVLVSDALAPYGLADGEHRWDERVLHVQDGTCRLDDGTLAGVTLPLLAGCCRLALWSGDADGAIWAATMAPRRVIGMDHSVEGLVGQPIDHLLRWDLSEAGASLAWREAA from the coding sequence ATGCGCCGGATCACCCACGTGCGACTGCCTCAATGCCCTGGGTCAACACCAAACCAGGACCTGCACTGGCTGATTCTGAATGAACAAGGCGTGATCACCGAGATCGGTCCCATGCCAGCGATGGCGGCCATGGCAGGAGAGAGCTGGAACGGAGACTGGCTCAGTCCACGGGGGATTGACCTGCAGATCAACGGTGGGCTTGGTCTTGCCTTCCCTGAACTCTGCGTCGACGATCTCCCCCGACTGCTGCAGCTTCTCGAGCAGTTGTGGCGTGATGGTGTCGAGGCCATCGCCCCGACCCTGGTCACCTGTGGCGTCGACCCCCTGCGCCGCGCACTCTCCGTGCTGCGCCAAGCCAGGAGCCTGCACAAACCGGGCCGCTGCCGCCTGCTGGGAGCGCACCTGGAGGGTCCTTTCCTAGCAACAGAGCGCCGGGGCGCTCACCCAAGCGAACACATTGTCCAACCCAGCCTTACGGAGCTGGAGAGACGGATCGCCGGATTTGAAACCGAGATCAGCCTGGTGACGCTCGCCCCGGAACAACCCGGGGCAGATCGCATGATCAGCCATCTGACCACCCTCGGGATCACCGTGGCCCTGGGCCACAGCACAGCCACCGCCGGCCAGGCCGCTGCAGCCTTCGATCAGGGGGTCAGCATGCTGACCCATGCGTTCAACGCCATGCCTGGCCTGCATCACCGGGCGCCTGGCCCCGTGGGGGAGGCCTGCCGTCGCGGCGGCATTGCCCTGGGCCTGATCGCCGATGGCGTTCACGTGCATCCCACCATCGCGGTGTTGCTGCAACGCATGGCCGGCGATCAGATCGTGCTGGTGAGTGATGCACTCGCGCCCTATGGGTTGGCGGATGGTGAGCACCGCTGGGACGAGCGCGTGCTGCACGTGCAAGACGGAACCTGCCGACTGGACGACGGAACCCTCGCGGGCGTGACCCTGCCCCTGCTGGCCGGCTGTTGCCGGCTCGCCCTCTGGAGCGGCGATGCGGATGGGGCAATCTGGGCCGCGACGATGGCACCGAGACGGGTCATCGGCATGGATCACAGCGTTGAGGGGCTGGTGGGGCAACCCATTGACCATCTGCTGCGCTGGGACCTGAGCGAAGCGGGGGCATCCCTTGCCTGGCGTGAAGCTGCTTAA
- a CDS encoding rhodanese-like domain-containing protein, whose protein sequence is MNQRTPQPLKATELEAWLQKKPELSLVDVREHRELAIAAFPYPVEHLPLSAAEQWMDEIDQRLPASRTVVVICHAGVRSWNFGCWLLERNPSQDVWNLEGGIDAWSLAVDSTVPRY, encoded by the coding sequence ATGAATCAACGCACCCCTCAACCCCTGAAAGCCACTGAGCTAGAGGCCTGGCTGCAAAAGAAGCCTGAGTTGTCTTTGGTCGACGTTCGTGAACATCGAGAACTAGCGATCGCCGCATTTCCTTATCCAGTGGAACATCTGCCTTTAAGCGCAGCGGAGCAGTGGATGGATGAGATCGACCAGCGACTGCCGGCTTCTCGGACCGTGGTTGTGATCTGCCATGCAGGGGTGCGCAGCTGGAACTTCGGATGCTGGCTCCTGGAACGAAATCCCTCGCAGGACGTTTGGAATCTGGAGGGCGGCATTGACGCCTGGAGTCTTGCTGTGGATTCAACTGTGCCCCGCTACTGA
- the cysC gene encoding adenylyl-sulfate kinase, with the protein MPSTPTYGQLTNQGASTNIAWHHASVDRNARAEQRGHRSAILWFTGLSGAGKSTLANAVNQALFERGLATYVLDGDNIRHGLCKDLGFSDADREENIRRIGEVAKLFLDSGVIVLTAFVSPFRADRDKARALVEDGDFLEIFCSADLSVCEERDTKGLYAKARAGEIKEFTGISSPYEAPSDPELSVDTGAGDLESCVNEVVDALVSQGIIPAQA; encoded by the coding sequence ATGCCCTCAACACCCACCTACGGTCAACTCACCAACCAAGGCGCTTCCACCAACATCGCCTGGCACCACGCCTCTGTTGACCGCAACGCCCGAGCTGAACAGCGCGGACATCGCAGTGCCATCCTCTGGTTCACGGGATTGAGCGGAGCCGGGAAAAGCACCTTGGCCAATGCGGTGAATCAGGCCCTGTTTGAACGCGGGTTAGCCACCTATGTGCTGGATGGAGACAACATCCGACATGGCCTCTGCAAAGACCTGGGCTTCTCAGACGCAGACCGCGAAGAAAACATCCGCCGCATCGGTGAAGTAGCCAAGCTCTTCTTGGATTCTGGCGTGATTGTTCTCACTGCTTTTGTCTCCCCCTTCCGAGCTGATCGCGATAAGGCCAGAGCCTTGGTGGAGGACGGTGACTTTCTCGAGATCTTCTGCTCTGCTGACCTAAGCGTCTGCGAAGAACGCGACACCAAGGGCCTTTACGCCAAGGCAAGAGCAGGCGAAATCAAAGAGTTCACGGGAATTTCCAGCCCATACGAAGCTCCTTCAGATCCCGAACTCTCCGTCGACACCGGAGCCGGTGATCTCGAGAGCTGCGTGAATGAGGTCGTCGACGCATTGGTCAGCCAGGGAATCATCCCCGCTCAGGCCTGA
- a CDS encoding RNA pseudouridine synthase: protein MDRSESGRMLSAVMASRYGHSPRDVWDSRIRSGELLLNGQSLQNDVPVGSRDVVQWRRPPWLEPAIPDQWSVVYDDGDVLVINKPSGLPVMPGGGFLQHTLSALLMEASRSAGASQVPKPVHRLGRFTSGLQVCARRPQTRAELSRQFRPEGGCRKTYLAWANPVKGLRADQPLVVTTDVVERVHPLLGWVWGPDPFDGEPLRRRLHARSELRLLKRCDQGDLVEVAISTGRPHQIRIHLAQLGSPLLGDPLYLPQQRINAAAVPGDGGYRLHAHTLALENGLHLSCVAGSGFAPGELLLAASQEL, encoded by the coding sequence ATGGATAGGTCCGAGTCGGGTCGGATGTTGAGTGCAGTGATGGCCAGCCGGTATGGCCACTCGCCCAGGGACGTTTGGGACAGCCGGATCCGCTCCGGTGAATTGCTTCTCAATGGACAGTCACTTCAGAACGATGTGCCTGTGGGTTCAAGGGATGTCGTGCAATGGCGACGACCTCCATGGCTTGAGCCTGCGATCCCGGATCAGTGGTCCGTCGTCTACGACGATGGTGACGTGCTGGTCATTAACAAGCCCTCAGGTTTACCGGTGATGCCTGGCGGCGGATTTCTGCAGCACACCCTCTCGGCCTTGTTGATGGAGGCCAGTCGATCGGCTGGCGCCAGCCAGGTTCCCAAGCCGGTGCATCGTTTGGGACGGTTCACGTCAGGGCTTCAGGTGTGTGCACGCCGACCGCAAACGCGGGCCGAGCTTTCCCGGCAGTTCCGGCCGGAGGGTGGTTGCCGGAAGACCTATCTGGCCTGGGCCAACCCAGTGAAGGGGTTGCGTGCGGACCAGCCGCTGGTGGTGACCACCGATGTGGTGGAGCGTGTTCATCCGCTCCTGGGATGGGTCTGGGGGCCTGATCCTTTCGACGGCGAGCCTCTGCGAAGGCGCCTGCATGCCCGCAGTGAGCTTCGCCTTCTGAAGCGCTGTGATCAAGGCGATCTTGTGGAGGTGGCCATCAGCACCGGACGCCCGCATCAGATTCGCATTCACTTGGCTCAGTTGGGGTCACCCTTGCTCGGGGATCCGCTGTACCTGCCGCAGCAACGGATCAATGCTGCCGCTGTCCCTGGGGATGGTGGCTATCGGCTGCATGCCCACACACTCGCATTGGAGAACGGCCTGCATCTCAGCTGCGTAGCCGGGTCTGGGTTTGCCCCGGGTGAACTGCTGCTGGCCGCGAGTCAAGAGTTGTAA
- a CDS encoding AI-2E family transporter, protein MNGPGWIRWSLALPLLTLNLFVLRQLTVPLAPFPGLFLTAALIAFLLDIPCVWLTGRGLPRWMAIVMVTLVTISALVFAGITLVPLLIDQLGQLINALPGLLSEAEGWITSLQSLADARGLPSEFGDLSSDLLTRAGRVASQISQRLLGILGATLGTTINTVIVLVLAVFFLLGGRSIAAGLARWLPTDWRELVTSTLSRTFRGYFAGQVLLALILAVGQIVVFTVLKIPYGVLFAVLIGFTTLIPYASALTIIAVSGLLAFQDPKTGLEILVAAILVGQLVDQVIQPRLMGSIVGLQPAWLLIALPIGAKAGELYGFGELLGLLLAVPVASCLKTLVDAWAERQGIPASGDLIRPERG, encoded by the coding sequence ATGAATGGTCCAGGCTGGATCCGCTGGAGCCTGGCATTGCCCTTGCTCACGCTGAATCTGTTTGTGTTGCGGCAGCTCACGGTTCCGTTGGCTCCGTTTCCCGGCCTTTTTCTCACGGCGGCACTGATCGCTTTTCTGCTCGATATTCCCTGCGTTTGGCTCACCGGCCGCGGCCTGCCCCGGTGGATGGCGATCGTGATGGTGACTCTGGTCACCATCAGTGCGTTGGTGTTCGCGGGGATCACCCTGGTTCCTCTGTTGATCGATCAGCTCGGGCAGCTCATCAATGCCTTGCCTGGCCTGCTCAGCGAGGCCGAGGGCTGGATCACAAGCCTTCAATCCTTGGCTGATGCGAGGGGATTGCCCAGTGAATTCGGTGATCTGAGCAGTGATCTCCTCACCCGAGCCGGTCGGGTGGCCAGCCAGATCAGCCAGAGGCTGCTCGGCATCCTTGGGGCAACCCTGGGAACCACCATCAACACCGTGATTGTGTTGGTGTTGGCGGTGTTCTTCCTGCTGGGTGGCCGCTCGATCGCGGCTGGCCTGGCCCGATGGCTTCCCACGGATTGGCGTGAACTGGTGACCAGCACGCTCTCACGCACATTCCGGGGATATTTTGCCGGTCAGGTCCTGCTGGCTTTGATCCTGGCGGTTGGGCAGATCGTCGTTTTCACTGTGCTCAAAATTCCCTATGGAGTTCTCTTCGCCGTTCTGATCGGATTCACCACACTGATTCCCTACGCAAGCGCCCTCACGATCATCGCGGTCAGCGGACTTCTTGCCTTTCAGGATCCCAAGACAGGGCTTGAGATCTTAGTGGCGGCGATCCTTGTCGGACAATTGGTGGATCAGGTGATCCAACCCCGGTTGATGGGCAGCATCGTGGGTCTCCAGCCGGCCTGGTTGCTGATCGCCCTTCCCATCGGCGCCAAGGCAGGAGAGCTCTATGGCTTCGGCGAGCTTCTGGGTTTGCTGCTGGCTGTTCCCGTGGCCAGTTGCCTCAAAACATTGGTGGATGCCTGGGCAGAGCGTCAAGGCATCCCGGCCAGTGGTGACCTGATCAGGCCTGAGCGGGGATGA
- a CDS encoding translation initiation factor, whose amino-acid sequence MPKGGWREFSSSESLQRPEPTTAGTPRSQQIVRVQPTRGGKGGKTVTVIRGLQLDNAEIKALLKKLKSRIGSGGTVKEGEIELQGDQVDLALELLTQEGFRPKRSGG is encoded by the coding sequence ATGCCGAAAGGTGGCTGGCGAGAATTCAGCAGCAGTGAAAGCCTCCAACGACCTGAACCAACCACGGCTGGCACCCCCCGTTCCCAGCAGATTGTTCGGGTGCAGCCGACCCGAGGCGGAAAGGGAGGAAAGACGGTGACCGTGATTCGGGGGTTGCAACTCGATAACGCTGAAATCAAGGCACTGCTGAAAAAACTTAAGAGCCGTATTGGCAGCGGTGGCACCGTCAAGGAGGGCGAGATTGAGCTTCAAGGCGATCAAGTGGATCTAGCTCTTGAGCTCCTCACTCAAGAGGGCTTCAGGCCCAAACGATCCGGTGGGTGA